The nucleotide window CCCCCACCGTTCCGGAAGATGTCTCGCGATCGCTTCGACGACCCGCAGCAGGGCTCCGCTCCAGAACGAGAGTCCGAGGATGACGAGGACGAGCAGTGCGGACGTCACGGTGAGCGCCGTTCCCGACCGCATCATCCACGACGGGAGCGTCATCGCGACCAACACATAGCCTGTGAAGACCGCAAAGACCGCGAGATCGGTGACCTTCTCGACCACGATGGTCGCGGCGACGCGCGCCTTGCTCACCCGCTCGCGCGTGCCGACGAGGAACATGCGGGCGATCTCACCGACTCTTCCGGGGAGAACGACGTTCGCCGTCTGTCCGATGACGATCGCACCGGCGAGTACCCACCAGTTCCGCTCATGATGCTCGGGCGTGAAGAGCAGCCACCAACGCGTCACGCTGAGCACGAGCGTCACGAACGTCAGCAGTAACGCGGCGAGGGCCATCGATGGGCGGGTGTTCCGCAGTGCGTTCCCCACGCCGCTCCAGTCGATGTGCCGCAGCGCCAGCGCCAGCGTACCCGCACCGATCACCGCGCCGATGACGATCTGCGGCATGGAACGCCGGATCCAG belongs to Gemmatimonadaceae bacterium and includes:
- a CDS encoding lysylphosphatidylglycerol synthase transmembrane domain-containing protein, whose amino-acid sequence is MENTIGIDWRDWIRRSMPQIVIGAVIGAGTLALALRHIDWSGVGNALRNTRPSMALAALLLTFVTLVLSVTRWWLLFTPEHHERNWWVLAGAIVIGQTANVVLPGRVGEIARMFLVGTRERVSKARVAATIVVEKVTDLAVFAVFTGYVLVAMTLPSWMMRSGTALTVTSALLVLVILGLSFWSGALLRVVEAIARHLPERWGRRLIALSEAALDGLRSLRDWRAGLAIWFLAATIL